Proteins from one Sarcophilus harrisii chromosome 2, mSarHar1.11, whole genome shotgun sequence genomic window:
- the VRTN gene encoding vertnin, with protein MISRTQLVQGVLQELQEAAECFGLEGLTNAALEAKKTLSSFSLPSCRSGDQFQGEMDVDSVALSLYPEDAPKNMLPLACKGKGSRLFEAASVLLWGGPGLSPELRARTVVEMLLNKHYYLKGMIDSKVMLQAVRYSLCSEETPEMTSLPPATLEAIFDVDVKATCFPDSFANVWHLYALASVLQHNIYSIYPMWNLKIRPYFHRLIRPRCCNQPPSTLHIMWSGQLLAGQLLASQVFKPEYFSAVVGLEEVEAEVASPPPPPPVPPAETLELLNRDPRLTYSHLRERYSITKSTFYRWKRQSREHRQKAATRFVAKHFLQSCFQDGNVIPLQRFRQMFPEISRSTYYAWKHELQGPSEGGVSKDPLSGLSLEVEELEKLSAEGKKSCPPDASPTGIFMQGAKSYLERCISMNTLVPYRCFKRSFPGISRSTYYNWRRKAIKGNPNFKIPPSLPGGSLRPPMGEILQPGKGIPIRKGLAGLPPSSRGFLALKPSLARWQKRLRRAARRQVQSGRLPFCQFRLRYPTLSPSSFWLWKGTAKGRANSRSRLPLPAPSRGALGAVGKVEAEEKPVVPTVQKEGAPKEDRSLGPYHGTLSGYAVAGGAGGGGGGSSSNGKVFVMDVIATTQFKAQAKLFLQRRFESKTFPSYKEFSAHFPFTARSTYYMWKRALHDGLTLVDA; from the coding sequence ATGATCTCTCGGACGCAGCTGGTGCAGGGGGTGCTCCAGGAGCTCCAGGAGGCAGCTGAATGCTTCGGCTTGGAGGGCCTGACCAATGCTGCCCTGGAAGCCAAGAAGACCctgtcttccttctctctgcccAGCTGCCGCAGTGGGGACCAGTTCCAGGGCGAGATGGATGTGGACTCGGTGGCTCTCAGCCTGTATCCGGAAGACGCCCCCAAGAACATGTTGCCCCTGGCATGCAAGGGGAAGGGCAGCCGGCTGTTTGAGGCCGCCAGCGTGTTGCTGTGGGGCGGGCCTGGCCTGAGCCCGGAGCTGCGGGCTCGAACCGTGGTGGAGATGTTGCTGAACAAGCATTACTATCTCAAAGGCATGATTGACTCCAAGGTGATGCTGCAGGCTGTCCGCTACTCCCTCTGCTCCGAGGAGACCCCGGAAATGACCAGCCTGCCCCCGGCCACCCTGGAGGCCATCTTTGATGTGGATGTCAAGGCCACCTGCTTCCCCGACAGCTTTGCCAATGTGTGGCACCTCTATGCCCTGGCGTCTGTCCTCCAGCACAACATCTATTCCATCTACCCCATGTGGAACCTCAAGATCCGGCCCTACTTCCACCGGCTGATCAGACCCCGCTGCTGCAACCAGCCCCCCTCGACTCTCCACATCATGTGGTCGGGCCAGCTGCTGGCGGGCCAGCTGCTGGCCAGCCAGGTCTTCAAGCCTGAGTATTTCTCCGCGGTGGTGGGGCTGGAGGAAGTGGAGGCCGAGGTGGccagccccccacccccaccccccgtgCCCCCAGCAGAGACATTGGAGCTGCTGAACCGAGACCCCCGGCTCACCTACTCCCACCTGCGCGAACGCTACAGCATCACCAAGAGCACCTTTTACCGCTGGAAACGCCAGTCCCGAGAACACCGCCAGAAGGCAGCCACACGCTTCGTTGCTAAGCACTTCCTCCAGTCCTGCTTCCAGGATGGCAACGTGATCCCTTTGCAGCGCTTCCGCCAGATGTTCCCTGAAATCTCCAGGTCCACTTACTACGCCTGGAAACACGAGCTTCAGGGCCCCTCTGAAGGTGGCGTGAGCAAGGACCCCCTCTCGGggctctctctggaggtggaggAGCTGGAGAAGCTGTCGGCAGAGGGGAAGAAGAGCTGCCCCCCAGACGCCTCCCCAACGGGGATCTTCATGCAGGGAGCCAAGAGCTACCTGGAGCGCTGCATCTCCATGAACACGCTCGTGCCCTACCGATGCTTCAAGCGCAGTTTCCCCGGCATCTCTCGGTCCACCTACTATAACTGGCGCAGGAAGGCCATCAAGGGGAATCCCAATTTCAAGATCCCACCCTCCCTTCCCGGGGGGAGTCTCCGTCCTCCCATGGGGGAGATCTTGCAGCCCGGGAAAGGCATTCCCATCAGGAAGGGGCTGGCTGGGTTACCGCCAAGCTCCCGGGGCTTCTTGGCTCTGAAGCCCTCTCTGGCTCGATGGCAGAAGCGACTGCGCCGGGCTGCCAGGAGGCAGGTCCAGAGCGGGCGCCTCCCTTTCTGTCAGTTCCGCCTTCGCTACCCCACCCTCTCGCCCAGCTCCTTCTGGCTCTGGAAAGGCACGGCCAAAGGCAGGGCTAATTCTCGATCCCGGCTCCCCTTACCGGCCCCTAGTCGGGGGGCCCTGGGAGCCGTGGGGAAGGTGGAGGCAGAGGAGAAGCCCGTGGTGCCAACGGTGCAGAAGGAGGGAGCCCCCAAGGAGGACCGCTCCCTGGGGCCCTATCACGGCACCCTGTCTGGGTACGCGGTGGCAGGAGGGGCTGgtggggggggcgggggcagCAGTAGCAACGGCAAGGTATTTGTCATGGATGTGATCGCCACCACCCAATTCAAGGCCCAAGCTAAGCTCTTCTTACAGCGACGCTTTGAGTCAAAGACCTTCCCCTCTTACAAGGAGTTCAGTGCCCACTTCCCTTTCACAGCACGGTCAACGTACTACATGTGGAAGCGAGCCCTCCATGACGGCCTCACTCTGGTGGACGCCTAA